A region from the Metarhizium brunneum chromosome 7, complete sequence genome encodes:
- the Tf2-12_15 gene encoding Transposon Tf2-12 polyprotein: protein MAPRETTTASGSNETREGPTTISAHDMLAEIIRLRERVQQMEEERQEQATTAATIKKDLGEILRPRAPGPYDGSPGALQGFLTQLRAYHRQFPTKMEESSAKVLHAGGCMTGVALAWFEPIMRDYLNKEKDDREEETNTIFESYDEFEKAIKKAFGTVDEARAAEYYIDGLKQKGSASDYAARFRQLASQLDWEDEPLMSAFYKGLKEEVKDELYRENRPDNLSDYIAMAVRIDDRQYQRRIQKKQGKGTWSPAKGKSYQANQRRKRDEPIAYGHTLNPGRMELDATKKDDKKEKKCYNCGKPGHFANKCKKPRKEWKPVPEGGKKQLNSTNQQKIEVTESEVEHKNLNWTFCYDDNCYVHMSSKQERGWFPKEPRKPKKKIMNFIGNGLQVAKQLVQEDLDEQSMEKRTLAMTGRKELHEPKSPEYLDEDSHQEILDWVRQQAEARKNRREQQYREEQDAQILTTFDEPEDRVREMSVDDDNAILDTPEASEDERSEEETPARLTATQEQAVQRYFPAPTGKHFAIPILAVDTTTAMENQTLWFPEGEKEDDPRLSPRHAEHTRLAWASCAFAMCQAHFQTKARLDAFPIRMKGYPIKAPYFRWELLEWRVKIINNDQTMILEPDSNTPIKCRAHTDPTDNGRSDKMVLDAEVMGHRVRILVDSGAMGNYISPRVVNRYQLPWKHKEAPYELTDIEGKLFAYNDGIINQETDHLEVQIQSHSEVIQLDVMDVSEHDLVLGYPWLWESNPLINWRTGQLKWNETSGQQNQQNSEERTKFRHNLAHEQSSEEKEPSSKLSKDQRQQTSGRKAVKTIGSTVTTSTALQTGIRTTISNKKTKAKIRKVIATLRKDLANTNKKLEGEKRNENDKDDKSPITKEERLKNIPKEYRKYEKLFAEELETGLPEHSQWDHQIELIDGKSTTFHKIYNLNARELETLREYIDEMLAKGYIRASTSEAGYPVMFVPKKNGKLRLVVDYRRLNAITMKDRTPLPLISELRDRLHGMNWFTALDLKGAYNLIRIKKGHEWKTAFRTKFGLFEYLVMPFGLTNAPATFQRMINSVLRKYLDNFVVVYLDDILIFSKTLEDHKRHVHKVLQALQDAKLLVEPAKSKFHTQEVDFLGHTIRPNEIRMEKTKIEAVRNWPTPKNVKDIQSFRGFANYYRRFIKSYGEIAAPLDELTKKDKQWNWNDEAQCAFDKIKELITSEPVLRTFDPEKETELETDSSDFALGAQVGQRDDDGKLHPIAFYSKKLHGAELNYPIYDKEFLAIINAFKEFRHYLMGSKHKVKVYTDHKNISHFATTQQLNGRQIRWAEYLSEFDYEIIHRKGSENGRADALSRRSDYDTGVPTATGPLLEINKNGNFQQKQLNAILKVQKEDPVYGKIHQWATDNIQHIGDVPTGCTCHPGGVPMYGEKIWIPPELQEECIKEMHEHPVYGHQGIRKTLDKIRRQYDFSGIKKMVEKVVNECIQCGKSKASRHKPYGELQPLPVPTRPWESIAFDHITKLPMSKEPMTNVEYDSIFVVTDRLTKYGYFLPYREASNAEELAYVFLRTIASNHGLPEEIISDRGSTFTSKFWQALMAQLGTNHKLSTAYHPQTDGQTERLNQTLEQYLRCYINHQQDDWVKWLPTAQLAYNSSISESTKQTPAYANYGFNPEVFRTQREGPQAERAMLQADELKRLHEEMRHELEFVRNRMAQYHNRKRSKGPIFGEGDMVYLLRRNIKTTRPSDKLDYKKLGPFAIKKRISTNNYELSLPKTMRNHPIVHISLLEKAPNNAPAEEDIEVMNETEYEVERILDMRTRNKTRQYLIKWKSYGDEENTWEPTEHLKNCQHLLRQYHQQHSTRHPQTQRSNPTRQ, encoded by the exons atggcaccacgcgagactaccaccgcatctggatccaatgaaacccgagagggaccaaccaccatctctgctcacgacatgcttgctgagatcatacgccttcgggaacgggtccaacagatggaagaagaacggcaggaacaagccacgactgcggccacaattaaaaaggacttgggagaaatccttagacccagggcaccaggaccgtacgacggatccccgggtgcgcttcaaggattcctcactcaactcagggcttaccaccgacaattcccgaccaaaatggaagaatcctctgccaaggtactgcacgcaggagggtgtatgacgggagtggcactcgcatggtttgaacccattatgagggactaccttaacaaagaaaaagacgaccgcgaagaagaaaccaacaccattttcgaaagttacgatgaattcgaaaaagctatcaaaaaggcctttggaacagttgacgaagctagggctgctgagtactacatcgacgggctcaagcagaagggatcggcatccgattatgccgctcgcttcagacaacttgcatctcagcttgactgggaggacgaacctcttatgtcagctttctataaaggacttaaggaagaagtcaaagatgaactctacagggagaacagaccagacaacttatcggactacatcgctatggcggtacgaatcgacgacagacagtatcagcgacgcatacagaagaaacagggtaaaggaacctggagccctgccaaagggaagagttaccaagccaatcaacgcagaaagcgtgacgaacctattgcctatggtcacactcttaaccctggacgaatggagcttgacgctaccaagaaagacgacaaaaaggaaaagaaatgctacaactgcggaaaaccaggacatttcgccaataaatgcaagaaacccaggaaagaatggaagccagtaccagaaggaggtaagaaacaactcaattctactaaccaacagaaaatcgaagttaccgaatcagaggtggaacataagaacctcaactggaccttctgctatgacgacaactgctacgttcacatgagcagcaaacaagaaagaggatggtttccaaaagaaccaagaaaaccaaagaagaaaattatgaacttcataggaaacggactgcaagtagccaaacaactggtacaagaagacctggacgaacaatcaatggaaaagagaacgcttgcaatgacgggacgaaaggaactccatgaaccaaaatcgccagaatatttggacgaagactcgcaccaagaaattctcgattgggtgcgacaacaagcagaagcaaggaagaatcgaagggaacaacaatatagggaggagcaagacgcacaaatcctcaccaccttcgacgaaccggaagatagagtaagggaaatgagcgtcgatgacgacaacgcaatcctagatactccagaagcgtccgaagacgaacgaagcgaggaagaaacgcctgcaaggctgacagccacacaagaacaagctgtacagcgatatttccccgcaccaacaggaaaacatttcgcaattcctattctagcagtggacaccaccacggcaatggaaaaccagacactatggtttccggaaggagagaaggaagacgatcctagactctcaccaagacacgcggaacatacacgtttagcatgggcatcatgcgcgtttgcaatgtgccaggcacactttcaaaccaaggcacgattggatgcgtttccgatcaggatgaaaggatatccgatcaaagcaccatacttcagatgggaactcctagaatggagagtgaagataatcaataacgatcaaacgatgatcttggaacccgattcaaacacacccatcaaatgccgagctcatacagatcctacggac aacggacgaagcgacaaaatggtattagacgccgaagtcatgggacatcgcgttcgcatacttgtggacagtggcgcgatgggcaactatatctcacccagagttgtgaatcgttaccaactaccgtggaaacacaaagaggcaccatacgagttaactgatatcgaaggaaaactttttgcctataatgacggaatcattaaccaagagactgatcatctcgaagtacagattcaaagtcattcagaagtgattcaactcgatgttatggacgtatcggaacacgacctagtgttagggtacccatggttatgggagagtaacccactgatcaactggaggacaggccaactgaagtggaacgagacttcaggccaacagaatcagcagaattcggaagaaagaacgaaatttcgtcataacttagctcatgaacagagttctgaagaaaaagaaccttcaagcaagttatccaaggaccaacgacaacaaacaagcggcagaaaagcagtcaaaacaattggatccaccgtaacgacctcgacggcgctacaaaccgggatacgaacaacaataagcaacaagaagacaaaagccaagatccgaaaggttattgccaccttaaggaaagacctcgcgaacacaaacaagaaactcgaaggagaaaagaggaacgagaacgataaagacgacaaaagcccaataacgaaagaagaaagactcaagaatatccctaaggaataccggaaatacgaaaaattattcgcagaagaattagaaaccggattaccagaacacagccaatgggatcatcagattgaattgatagacggaaagtcgacaacattccataagatttacaacttaaacgcaagagaactcgaaacactacgggagtacatcgacgagatgttagcgaaaggctacatcagagcatccacatcagaagctggatacccagttatgtttgttccaaagaaaaacgggaaactgcggttagtagtggactatcggcgattgaacgcgattaccatgaaggatcgaacaccgttgccactaatatcggaactacgggaccgattgcacggaatgaattggttcaccgctttggacctgaagggagcatacaatttgattcgaataaagaaaggccatgaatggaagacagcctttagaacgaagttcggactattcgaatacctggtaatgccattcgggcttaccaacgcaccagcgacattccaacgaatgatcaacagcgtactacgaaaatatttggacaattttgtggtagtgtatctggacgatatactgatcttctcaaaaaccctggaagaccacaaaagacatgtacacaaggtactacaagcgctacaagacgcgaagttactagtggaaccagcaaaaagcaaattccatacccaggaagtagacttcctaggacacacgatacgaccaaacgagatacgaatggaaaagacaaagattgaggcagtaaggaactggccaacaccgaagaatgtcaaggacatacaaagctttagaggctttgcgaactattacaggagattcatcaagagctacggcgaaatcgcagcacccttggatgaactcaccaagaaggataagcagtggaattggaacgatgaggcgcaatgtgcctttgacaagatcaaagaactcatcacatccgaacctgttttgagaaccttcgacccagaaaaagaaacggaactagaaaccgactcatcagactttgctctaggagcacaagttggacaaagagacgatgacggaaaactacaccctattgcgttctactcgaagaaacttcatggagcagaactcaactaccccatctacgacaaagaattcctagcaatcatcaatgctttcaaggaatttagacactatctcatgggaagcaaacacaaagttaaggtgtataccgatcataagaacatctctcattttgcgacgacgcaacaattgaatggacgacaaattcgatgggccgaatatctttcagaattcgactacgaaatcatccatcgaaaaggatccgagaacggacgagcagacgctctaagtcgaagaagcgactacgatacaggagtacctacagcaacaggaccactccttgagatcaataaaaatggcaatttccagcagaaacaactgaatgccatattgaaagtacagaaagaagacccagtatacggcaaaatacaccaatgggcaacagacaatatacaacacattggggacgtaccgacgggatgcacatgccacccaggaggagtaccaatgtatggagagaaaatctggataccaccagaattacaagaagaatgcatcaaagaaatgcatgaacatccagtctacggacatcaaggaatccgcaagacactggataagatacgacgacaatacgatttctcaggaatcaagaaaatggtcgaaaaggttgtcaacgaatgcatacaatgcggaaaaagtaaggcttcacgacataagccatacggagaactgcaaccattaccagtaccaacacgaccatgggaatcgatagctttcgatcatattacgaagctaccaatgtcaaaagaaccaatgaccaacgtggaatatgacagcatattcgtggtcacggatagactcacaaaatacggatactttttaccgtacagagaagcaagcaatgcagaagaacttgcatatgtgttcttacgaacaatagcaagtaaccatggactgccagaagaaatcatatcggacagaggaagtacatttacttctaagttttggcaagcacttatggcacaacttggaacgaatcacaagttaagcaccgcataccatccacagacagatggacagacggaaagattgaaccagacgcttgaacagtatctacgatgttacatcaatcatcaacaggacgattgggttaaatggttacctacagcgcaattggcttacaatagctcgatatcagaatcgacaaagcaaacaccagcctacgccaattacggatttaatcccgaagtatttcgaacacagcgcgaaggaccgcaagcagaacgagcgatgctgcaagcagatgaactgaagagattgcacgaagaaatgcgacacgaattggaattcgtacgaaacagaatggcacaataccataatcgtaaaagatcgaagggaccaatctttggggagggagacatggtctacctactccgacgaaacatcaaaacaacgcgaccaagcgacaaattggactacaaaaaattaggaccattcgctatcaagaaaagaatatcgacaaacaactacgaactttcattaccaaagactatgaggaatcatcctatagtacacatttcacttcttgagaaagcaccaaacaatgcaccagcagaagaagacatcgaagtcatgaacgaaacggaatatgaagtagaacggatcttagacatgaggacaagaaacaaaacacgccaatatctcattaaatggaaaagctatggagacgaggaaaacacatgggaacctacggagcacctgaagaattgccagcacctattacggcagtatcaccagcagcattcaacaaggcatccccaaacacagcgttccaatccaacacgtcaatag